In the Mya arenaria isolate MELC-2E11 chromosome 11, ASM2691426v1 genome, one interval contains:
- the LOC128207476 gene encoding uncharacterized protein LOC128207476, with product MIFRRIWCDVGDLIYGCTLLLVLATANSIREYDNPCNETLYIGGSSYTQAGVIKFGFDPTFLNKSYSCKVTIETGIGRKIRYKFLNVRLDGEIECANFISLQSLRENGESASFVKYCDANEIVQDLYTDSTTTEIQIFVNLSSPSHQTHFNFDFYSIQYGRCNPDEILCNACIHQSLACGPDRNKYCTDFEPCSDITSSHNGSVIVGAVISSLIIIFLVVITCVFCWRRNNIECVCGKQCCRTRSSTSNTTSQRAMSIFALQLATRGVDGRDNRAYTEDGEPIDMSLAEPPPEYSSLENIERVGETSETNDVTSADLPPTYEEAIRNRDHYKIESDDVTVI from the exons atgatatttcgGAGGATATGGTGTGACGTAGGGGACTTAATTTATGGTTGTACTTTGTTGCTGGTGCTAGCGACAGCCAATTCTATTC GTGAGTATGACAATCCCTGCAATGAAACTCTATACATTGGCGGGTCTTCATATACTCAAGCGGGAGTAATAAAGTTTGGGTTTGACCCGACTTTTCTCAATAAAAGCTATAGCTGCAAGGTCACCATTGAGACGGGTATCGGCCGCAAGATCCGGTACAAATTTCTAAATGTGAGGTTGGATGGCGAAATAGAATGTGCGAACTTTATATCGCTACAATCTCTCCGTGAAAACGGCGAAAGTGCCTCTTTTGTTAAGTACTGTGACGCCAATGAAATTGTTCAGGATCTTTACACTGATTCAACAACAACTGAGATacaaatatttgtcaatttgtcaAGTCCTTCCCATCAGacacatttcaattttgatttctaCAGTATTCAGTATGGTAGGTGCAATCCTGACGAAATTTTATGCAATGCTTGCATACACCAGTCTCTTGCCTGTGGTCCAGACAGAAACAAATATTGCACAGACTTTGAGCCATGCAGTGATATCACATCATCGCATAATGGCAGCGTCATTGTTGGGGCCGTCATATCGAGCCTCATCATAATATTTCTCGTGGTAATAACATGCGTCTTCTGTTGGCGACGAAATAacattgagtgtgtgtgtgGAAAACAGTGTTGTAGAACTAGATCTTCCACATCTAATACGACTTCCCAAAGAGCTATGTCCATCTTCGCCCTCCAACTTGCCACCAGAGGAGTTGACGGCAGAGACAATCGGGCGTACACCGAGGATGGTGAACCAATTGATATGTCCTTAGCAGAACCTCCACCAGAATATAGTTCCCTAGAAAATATTGAAAGGGTTGGAGAAACTAGTGAAACAAACGATGTTACAAGTGCTGACTTACCTCCGACATATGAAGAAGCCATAAGAAACAGAGACCATTATAAGATTGAAAGCGATGATGTGACTGTGATTTGA